In a single window of the Thamnophis elegans isolate rThaEle1 chromosome 8, rThaEle1.pri, whole genome shotgun sequence genome:
- the LOC116512146 gene encoding proto-oncogene Mas-like, whose protein sequence is MEQEFYHSADNAGELLDGNGMWDEYSLGILEPEKIIWYIPQPNVSDPELVSTSFNTTEIVEIVSNITRIEEIYPYPYEQLHNNLTRNLSNGVIVIICILGLVGNGRTIYLLAHRIKRNPFTTFILNLSIADFGVLVSLIISAIFVAVLSLGQRTYTVRTFFFLFFELFFFTYSASQFLLTAISLDRCVAVLFPLWHRCHRPPHLSSLVCGHIWILSFLLSAVHFILYLTESFGRSRFLYQMIVNGLLCTPLMVVSTVTLWIHVRSKSQHNQRKLLTTILLALLFFLLLSLPMNVFYVIEYFGSYNPILMTVGIGCTALSSSINPLLYFLVGRSKTGKDKPRASLKVALQRVFKEEQDSPEDSNTMEEYEL, encoded by the exons ATGGAGCAAGAATTTTATCACTCAGCAG ACAATGCTGGTGAACTTCTTGACGGCAATGGCATGTGGGATGAATACTCTCTTGG GATACTTGagccggaaaaaatcatttggtaTATTCCTCAACCTAATGTGAGTGATCCTGAACTTGTCAGCACTTCTTTCAATACAACAGAAATTGTGGAAATTGTTTCCAATATTACCAGAATAGAAGAAATTTATCCTTACCCATATGAGCAACTGCACAACAACTTAACACGAAACCTTTCTAATGGTGTCATTGTCATTATCTGCATATTAGgcctggtgggaaatggaagaacAATTTACCTCCTAGCCCATCGCATTAAGAGGAATCCTTTCACCACTTTCATCCTGAATCTCTCCATTGCTGATTTTGGGGTCCTTGTATCCCTCATTATTTCAGCAATCTTTGTGGCAGTGTTATCTCTGGGTCAACGAACTTACACTGTCAGAacctttttcttcttattttttgaGTTATTTTTCTTCACCTATTCTGCCAGCCAGTTTTTGCTGACAGCCATCAGCCTGGACAGGTGTGTGGCTGTCCTTTTCCCTCTCTGGCATCGCTGCCATCGTCCACCACATCTATCTTCCCTTGTTTGTGGCCACATCTGGATCCTCTCCTTCCTGCTCTCTGCGGTGCACTTCATTCTGTATCTGACCGAAAGCTTTGGAAGGTCACGTTTTCTTTACCAGATGATTGTGAATGGTTTACTTTGTACACCTCTCATGGTTGTGTCTACTGTGACTCTCTGGATTCATGTGAGGTCTAAATCGCAACACAATCAAAGGAAACTTCTCACTACCATCCTGCtggctctccttttcttcctcctacttTCTCTCCCAATGAATGTCTTTTATGTCATTGAATATTTTGGTTCCTATAATCCCATCCTCATGACTGTTGGGATAGGTTGTACGGCTCTCAGCAGCAGTATCAACCCACTCCTTTATTTCTTAGTGGGAAGGAGTAAGACGGGAAAGGATAAGCCCAGAGCATCATTGAAGGTGGCTCTGCAAAGAGTCTTCAAGGAAGAGCAGGACAGCCCAGAAGATTCAAACACTATGGAGGAATACGAGTTGTAA
- the LOC116512646 gene encoding mas-related G-protein coupled receptor member D-like has translation MVNLSSNSTGMVEIAPNRSEISFPYDQGLTQHLLYAFFAMICILGLVGNGRTIYLLAFSIKRNPFTTFIQNLSVADFGVLTSLVMAEIFVTVSTLGKIRDIGDTFFFLFFELFFFTYSASQFLLTAISLDRCVAVLFPLWHRCHRPPYLPSLVCGLIWILSFLLSAVHFILYYTKSSGSARFLYQLIVNGLLCTPLMVVSTITLLVYTRSKIQRNQRKLLTTILLALLFFLLLSLPMNVFYVIEYFGAYNSSLMTVGFGCAVLNSSINPLLYFLVGRKKKGKDQPRASFKVALQRVFKDEQESSEEQQTTEESIL, from the coding sequence ATGGTCAACCTTTCTTCAAATTCTACTGGAATGGTGGAAATTGCTCCAAATAGGTCTGAAATATCTTTTCCTTATGACCAAGGGTTAACCCAACACCTTTTATATGCATTCTTTGCCATGATTTGCATCTTAGgcctggtgggaaatggaaggacaaTTTATCTCCTGGCCTTTTCCATTAAGAGGAATCCTTTCACCACGTTCATCCAGAATCTCTCCGTCGCTGATTTTGGAGTCCTCACATCCCTCGTTATGGCAGAAATATTTGTGACAGTGTCAACTCTGGGTAAAATACGTGATATTGGTGAcacctttttcttcttatttttcgaGCTCTTTTTCTTCACCTATTCTGCTAGCCAGTTTCTCCTGACGGCCATCAGCCTGGACAGGTGCGTGGCTGTCCTCTTCCCTCTCTGGCATCGCTGCCATCGTCCTCCATATTTGCCCAGTCTTGTTTGTGGCCTCATCTGGATCCTCTCCTTCCTGCTCTCTGCAGTGCACTTCATTCTGTATTACACCAAGAGTTCTGGAAGTGCACGTTTTCTTTACCAGCTGATTGTGAATGGTTTATTGTGCACGCCTCTCATGGTTGTGTCTACTATAACTCTCTTGGTTTATACGAGGTCTAAAATACAACGCAATCAAAGGAAACTTCTCACCACTATCTTGCtggctctcctcttcttcctcctacttTCTCTCCCAATGAATGTCTTTTATGTCATTGAATATTTTGGTGCCTATAATTCCTCCCTCATGACCGTCGGATTCGGATGTGCTGTTCTCAACAGCAGCATCAACCCTCTTCTTTATTTCTtagtggggaggaagaagaaggggaaggatcAGCCCAGAGCATCCTTTAAGGTGGCTCTGCAAAGAGTTTTCAAGGATGAGCAGGAAAGCTCTGAAGAGCAGCAAACTACGGAGGAAAGCATATTGTGA